cagaaatgtataaatatagTTGAAAGATGAGGGACTCAATGATCCAGAAAAGATGCTACTGTATTGGCATCATTTGGAGATAAAATAATTCCAGAGAGACTTGTTGCATGCATTCTTACATTAGGCGTCCATTGCTCTTTCAATAATGGCCTGGCATGTATTTTGAGAAACGAGATCTGGGCATAGGTAAGAAGCCTTCAGGACCactttttgtaattatttgtgcCACAGGACATGTTGTTGCCACCGAGGCATGGAAAGCAGCAGTGGCAGTGGTATATAAGGATCTGGTGAGATATCCTGACTGTTCTTGGGAATGCAGACCTCATACACCATACAATGGctgttgtttgtttctctctctctctctctctctctctctctctctctctccctctccccctgtcttTAAAAATGATGGCTTATTCATGAGCAACCACCCAATGGGCTTGTATCTAGAATTACCTGAGTTATTTGATCTTCCCTTTCTGTCTGATCACGTCATTTGAAATGTtagattaattgttttattttcactccactttgctttgttcattcctgcttatttatttgagaaattgAAAGATAACACAGTAAAAACTATACAAATAGGTGTGCTCATCTTCTCAACTTTCCCACCTCATTCCCACTCACCCATTGTAGCTAACCAAACTCAttagtttgttatttttagtaaacattttattgtGGAATAATCTTAGATACTAGAAAAGTTACAGAAGTAGTACAGAGACTTCCTATGTGCTTTTCCCAGCTTCTCCTGTTGTTAATATCTAACACATCCATGGTACATCAGCACAACTAAGACATTAACATTGATAAATTTACCAGTTTTTCCATTaatgccctttttttttgttctaggaTCCAATTCAGGATAGCACATTGAATTTAGatgcatcatctttttttttgaaatttatttattgtttaatttacatccaagttagttagatatggtacaacaatgatttcaggagtagattccttaatgccccttgtagaccatccccctcccacaacccctccagaaacgctgttttttctctatatttaagagtcttttatgtcttgtccccctccctgtttttatattatttttgcttcccttcccttatgttcatctgttttgtatcttgaattcctcatataagtgaagtcatatgatatttgtcatattcatgtatcagttctaacacttttttggtggaatcttttgggttttccgtatagagtatcatgtcatctgtgaagagtgaaagtttgacttcctcctggctgatttggatgccttttatttctttgtgttgtctgattgctgaggacTTCCGATACTATGTTGAgtagcagtggtgagagtggacatccctgtcatgttcctgaccttagggggaaagctctcagtttttccccattgagaatgatattagcagtgggtctttcatatatgcttttatgatcttgagatctgatccttctatccctaccttcttgagggttCTATCAagaagatgctgtattttgtcaaatgctttctctgcgtctattgagaggatcatgtggtccttgtcctttcttttactgatgtgattaAATCACAtggattgttttgtggatattgaaccagccctgcatcccagatataaatcccacttggtcgtggtgaataattttttttaatgtattgttggatccggttggctagtatcttgttgaggatttttgcatccatgttcatcagggaaattggtttatagttctccttttaagtggggtctttgtctggttttggaatcaagataacattggcttcatagaaagagtttggaagttttccttccatatctatattttggaacagcttcaaaagaataggtgttaactcttcctttaaATGTgtagtagaattcccctgtaaaGTTATCTgcccctggacttttgtttttttgggagatttttgattactaatttgatttctttactggttatgggtctgttcaaattttctatttcttcctgtttcagttttggtagtgtatatgtttctaggaatttgtgcatttcttccagatttcccattttattggcatataactgctcataatattctcttcttattgtttgtatttctgcagtgttggttgtgatctctcctctttcattcttgattttatttatttgggtcctttcctttttcttgttgatcAAACTGGGtaggtgtttatcaattttgttaattttttcagagaaccagctcctagtttcgttgacctattctgtttttttgttttgttttgtttggtttggttttgatagcattgatttatgctctaattgttattattttctgtcttctgctggtttgggattttatttgctgttctttttccagctctttgaggTATAATGTtatgttgtgtatctgagacctttcttccttctttaggaaggcctggattgctatatgcttccctcttatgactgcctttgctgtgtcccagaggtttagACCCATCatcttttaaatactttctaTATTTGAAGAAATGCCCACATCTGCTAGAATCAGCTTCTCTGATTTGTAACTAAAAGCCTGATGGACAAGGAAAGAGTAGGAAGGTTAGGAGAGGTTCCTCAGTCATCATTGAGTCAAGAGATTAGGGAACCTACTGAAAAGAATGGGGTGGGGAGTCAATTTCAAactcatttatttctgatttattaTTCTTGTAGTTCTTTATGTTCAAATGAGCAGAtatgtatgtacattttattatttcctcttcattttattttaattatagctgaaatatacacataaaatggttaccatttttattattttaaagtataccaTTTAGTGATGTTATGTACATTCATtatgttgtgcagccatcatgACTGTCtggttccagaactttttcatccccCCAAACGGAAACCATGTGCTTATTAAGAAGTCAttccccattccctcctctccACAGTCTATGACAACCATTAATCTTCTTCCATCACCATAGATTTTCTTATTCAGGATATTTAATATAAGCAGAATCATATGATATGTGGCCTcctgtgtctgccttctttcaccaggcatgatattttcaaggttcatctatgttgtatagcatgaatcagtacttcattcccttATGTGGCcatataatattccactgtacatatatactacattttgtttatccatttatctgttggtggacattgaGATTATTTCCACAGTATGACCACTGTGAATGGAGTTGCTACATTTTTGTACAAATATTTGTTCTATTatctgttttaaattattttggatatatacctaaagTGGAACTgatagatcatatggtaattctctgtTTAAGTCATTGAGGAAGAACCAAACTATTTTCCGCAGTGACCACTCCAGTTGCATCCCACCAGCAATATACGAGGGTCCCACTTTCTCCACGTTCCTTTCAACACTTGTcaccttccattaaaaaaaattatggccaTCCTAGTGGTTATGAAatgatgattttgatttgtattttcatagTGGTTTCTGATCTGCGTTTTTCTAAacactaatgatgttgagcatcttttcatgtgttaattggccatttgaatgtcttctttgcaaaatatctattcaagtcttttggccattttttaattggggtattttgttttgtagttctGTCAAATTTTGCTTGGCTACTGTTTGTATGGAATatctatttccattcttttattttcccttgtgTCATTGGATTTAAAGTTAGTTTCATAAACAGTATACAGATGGATCATGCTTTATTTTAAGTCTAAATTGCCAGCCTCTACCTTTTAATTCAAGATTATAGTCCATTTACACTTATAATAGTTCCTGGTAAGGAAGAACTCACTTCTACAATTTTACAGTTTGGTTtgtatatgctttatatatttttttattcctaaaatttccattactgcctttctttgtgtttaatttttttagtgttatctttttgattttcctttaatttcttttttctgtatatagCATTCATTTTCTCAGTAGTTACCTTGAAGATTACAATTATCATCTTAAACTCAATCTAGTTTGAATTGGTATCAATAGCATACAAAAATTCTGGTCTTATATATCTTTATCCTCCCCCTTTATATTGTTATCTTCACAAATGACATCTTTATACATCATGTGCCCATTGACATAGATTTATAGTTATTGTTGTATGAATCTGTTTTTTAATCATATAGAAAACTAAAAGAAGAGTTGCAAAAAAGTTCAAGAATACTTGCTTTTATATATACCTATGTAGTTGCGTTTACCAGTGGCCTTTATGTCTTTATATGGTGGTGAGTTACCATCtaggatctttctttcttttttcctttcttcttcccccttcctccctttctcctctccttccttccttctgatctgccttttcctaatgactaatgagcatcttttcctgtgttaattggccatttggatgttttctttggaaaatatctcttcttttcttctttccttccttccttcctctttctttctctttctttctttctttctttctttctttctttctctcattcatttgttcatccattcattctatctttctatctttcttttctaaatactatttattttggggggattattttattttattttattttttgagtcatttaaaattttattttcattttgtttttatttaaattccaaatagtaaacatataatgtaatattagcttcagttgtacaatttagtgattcaacacttccatacaaaacccagtaCTTGTCACCTATTTAAACCATCCCTTCCCCACCTTTCCCCCCGTGATCATTTGCTTTGTGTCTTAagctccacatatgagtgaaatcatatgatgtttttcttgatcattttatttcagcctgGAGGactccttttagcatttcttatagggAAGTTCTATCTGAACaaattccctatttttttttatttgaaaatatttaaatttctccTTCGTTTTGCCAGATATAGAAGTCTTggttgataatttttttcttttagcactttagaTGTATTATCTCAGTGCTTTCTggtctccatggtttctgatgagaaatcaacTGCTAATTTTATCAAGGATTGATTTTACATACTGGTTAGCTTCACTCTTtccacttttaagattttctctttgtctttgtatttcaacagtttgattataatgtgtctcaatGTGGCTTTCTCTGAGTTTATCCAACTGAAGATTATTGACTTCTTAGATGTGTAGATTTATGACTTTTATCATATCTGggatgtttttgaactttatttcttgaaatattctttattcctttttctctgtcttctgtcctTGAACTCCCAATATTCATATGTCAGCATGCTTGCTGGTGTCTTATAGGTCTTTTAGggtctgcttatttatttttcactcttttctctttctgatccTCAGACTGGATGATTTCATGTGATctatcttcaagtttgctgattctttcttctgcttgctttacTCTTATCTTGAACCCCTCTCATAAATTGATCACTTTGATTCTTGTGCTTTCCAGCTTTATcatttctgtttggtttctttttaaactctCATCATTCTTTAGACATTCTCTATTTGTTGAGATATTGCTTCCCGCATCCCTTTAGCTCTTTGAGTATATTTCTTTAAAGGCAGttgatttaaaatctttgtctagAAACTCCAAAGTCTGCACTTAACTGAGGGAcagtttctgttcatttctttcttcccttgaaTCAGCAAtacatctttgtttctttgcattcCTGAACCTTTTTGCTAAAAACCGGATATTTTGAATATTGTGGTGTTGTAGCTctggaaattaaaatttcctctttctctgggaTTTGTCATTGTTATTTTCTGTGGGTATATGTGCATGAAGAATAGGGATCCACACATATCCCTGGGGACAAAGCTTATCACATGCAAAACCATCTATGTGCTGTGCATTCCCTCTGCCCACACTCCTTGGTGAGTGTTGGCCTAGGGAGATGAAACATGAAGGTAGAGCAATTACTTCATATTTGTCCCTGGGGATCAGCCTGGAAAATCCTACTCCTGGGACCCAGAACCTAGAAATACTTCTGTGACAGCGTGCACAAGGCTCATCCCACCTCCACTGCTGTAGTCTAGGTTGCTGCTCTCTGGCTGGCCCAACATACCCAACAGCCCTGGGGCCTCTGATTTATCATTTGCTATGGTTAAGAAGAGCCTGCATGCCTAAATCAAGGTCCTGTGACACCAAAAGGGAGAACACAGGTGCAGGGAGTTTTATCTCTGATGGTGAATTCTGTCTGAGCTAGATAAATGAGGTGAGTGCTccaaaaaaaaaggcagttatgTTTTTCTCTCTGAGATCCACAAAAGATCCCAGGTGGAGCCCCTGCCTCCTGTTTCTGCCAGTCCTGAGATGGGCAGTAGAAACTACTCCCTTAGAGAGAGTCCCCTATGTCTGCCTCCTGCAGAGGAAGAGTTTAAGTAAAGGTAGCCTTGATTCAGGGTGTTTAAGGGCACCAGAAATGGCTTCAGGCCCCCCATGCTGTATTTACTACCTTCTTTGTGATATTATGCAAGTGACTTAATTTCACTGAATTTCAAAAACTCATTTGTGAAGTATATGTAATAAAATGTATGGGTTTTCAATTAGATGCCACATTGTGTAGTGCTTACAGTTCAAAGTGTCAGCTCTTACTGCTTGCAAATTAGATGGGCTTAGGACATGGAAGCCGGGGTATTTGGATCTTAGTGAACATGTAGCATTGACAGAAGTATCCTGAAACTCATCTTTCCacctttcttttgcattttaatctCTCTGCCTGCTTGCCTCCTTTCTTGGGTGGATTGAGGAGTAAGGAATGATGTGCAGACCTTGGAGGGAAGGTCCAGGAACTTGGAGTAAAGACATATGTGAATTGGGTGAGGGTGTTTCTTTTAGAGAAGGATAGAagcaccaacttttttttttaacactttttgacttatctcttttcttcctccaggaagagTAGTGGCATGGACAGAATCAACCAGTCCAGTGTCACTGAGTTTCTTCTGTTGGGTCTTTCCGAGAGGCCAGAGCAGCAGCCTCTCCTATTTGGCATCTTCATGGGCATGTACCTGGTCACTGTCATGGGAAACCTGCTCATCATCCTGGCCATTGGCTTTGACTcacacctccacacccccatgtatttcttcctggcCAACCTCTCTTTTGCTGATGCCTGCTTTTCTTCCACTACAGTCCCCAAGATGTTGGTGAACATCCAGACACATAGTCACACCATACCGTATGAAGGGTGTTTGGCCCAGATGCATTTCTTCATGATGTTTGGAGCACTGGATGACTTCCTCTTGGGggtgatggcctatgaccgctatgtggccatctgcagGCCTCTTCACTACTCCAAGCTCATGAGTCCTCTTGTCTGTGTGGTCCTTCTGGCAGCATGCTGGGTCCTCACCAACCTTGCTGCCCTCCTACATACCTTGCTTATGGCTAGACTTTCTTTCTGTGCAGGCAACAGCATCCATCACTTCTTCTGTGATGTGGTCCCTCTGCTGCAGCTGTCATGCTCAGACACCAGCACGAACCAGGTAGCCCTGTTCACTGTGGGCTCTATGATACTCACTGGTCCTCTCTCCCTGATCATTTTGTCATATGCATACATCATGTCCACCATCCTTGGAGTCTCAACTGCCCCTGGCAGGCAGAAGGCCTTCTCCACTTGTGGCTCCCATCTCACCATTGTCTTCTTGTTTTATGGCACAGCTATTGGTGTCTATCTGTTTCCCCCTTCATCACACTCTGGGGTTAAGGAAAGGATTGCAGCTGTATTTTACACTGTTGTGACTCCTATGTTGAACCCCTTCATATACAGCCTCAGGAACAATGATATGAAGACTGCACTCAGTAAGGTTTTTGGAATTCATACATTCTCTTCTCAGGGACTTTGATCCTATATCCATATTTTGAAGTTACGCCCTGGAGAACCCATGTGTTTATGAAGCAATATCATCCCTTATCATATTTgcttaggttttaaaaaaatgacccaGAATCATTCTCTTAAGCTTTAGATCTAACAATGTATGTGGTTGGTGTATTTCATAAAGAACTTGTCCTGTCCTATAAATGTGAATATTTCCCTGGTGTTTGTGTAGGGTGATGCTAAGCCACACAGGGGCAAGGTCAATTATAACTTCTTTTGTTTGCTGTAATTCTAAGGTGTGAATCTTTTTTTAACCTACAATTCAACCAAATTCATTAATCTCCCATTTGTCAGATACTCTGTGAGGGAGAGGAGGTACTGATTCCATGCCTTTATGGAATTCATCTTAGAGAATTCCATATGGTATGTAGTTGCACATATATGCAATTAACTGTAACACAGGTCCAGTCATCATGATTTCTCCATAAAGCGTAATATCTATTTTATTCCATGTTCTTAACTCTCTAAATGTATTATGCCATTTAGTTCTCCAATTGTAATGATCTTGGGTTGAATACTATAATTATCACCTTTTACAGATTGAGACTATAGCTAGTAAGTGGGGAAAGAACGATTGAAATTTATTTCTAGTCTGACTCTGGAGTCCaaactgttgcatgctttcataTCCTGATTTCAATGCTAATGGTTGTGGCAAGAAACATGGTCACATTAAGCTAGAATGTATATGTTgatacctaccatgtgccaggtactgtgctatgCACTAttggtaaaatgtaaaaataaataagatattgtCCATATTGTCTATACATGATAGAGTCATGTGTTCAAGTTAGTGTTAATCAAATCAGATGGTGATAGCTGCCATGACAAATTTTGGaccacagaaggaaggaaaataatctgCACAACGGTGGTCAGGTAGTTTTACCCATCATATGACATTTTATTGAACCTTAATGTGTGAGCTCACTTGAACTGgtggagaaagaaaagtgaagattCTACAGGGACAGGCTATTTAGAATAGAGGTCACGCAAGTTGTGGGAACCAAGCCAGCCCAACCTTGGTAATGTTTCATAGTGGTATCTCTAAATATGGGTCTTGACTTTTCTTTCCCAGTTCTGTTTCCATAACATCTCTTGCTCACTTCTACTCTTTGTAGCTTTCTGTCATTGTCAGTGCTTTTGAATTCTAGCTGCAAATTAGTATTTCCTGGAGCTTTAGAACTCTCTAGAGAAGGGACCctcatattttttataaaaacaaaacaacacgacacaaaacaaaacaaaacagttgatCCTAGTGCAACCGAATTTGCGAATACCATTGTGGAACGTCCTTCATGGCAGCAAAAGGACAGATAAAATAAGGTATAAAAATACTTAGTTCATTTTTTACCCTATCAAGGTAAAAATCATTGAGGTATCAAGCATATTGACAGCAGCAAGAAGTTCCTGAATACTTATCCCTGGTTGAATCCTTGTATaccttattcattttctttattctttgctgtAATTTGCTACCTTTCCATAAAAGTCCTTCTGGACCTGCTACACACTATGTATAGTTCTATCTCTGAATAATGTTTAGTTTACTTTGACACATGATTTTCAATTATACTAACAATATTATCAGAGTAAGGGATTCATCACTTCCAAAGAGGCTGTTTATATTCTTATCTTTGGCTTCTACTCTTGTGCAAAAATGATAAGCAAGTGGATGCTGTGCCCACTGGATTTTTCCTTGCCTCCCTTCCTTAGAGTCACTCCTGGGTGGGGTTGTCTATGACAGTGTACATTCCAGGCAGTATACATCCATCCATTTTCAGCTCATTACAATGTATTATGATTTTGTCCATGAACCAGTTTCAAGTGTTTTCCACCCCAGTGACTAATGATGTGTGTGGagtgaaaagaaactgaaaaaaaggtGGAGAacatggggatctgtgctgaccaTCTCTGTTTGCTTGTGCTTTCTGGACCTGCTTGCCCCTAATCCCAAATAGAGCATTTCCCGTGTATGATGGCTTGCTGCTGGACCCTTGCACCCTGTCTTAAGTCTTAAAACTGGGTGAGGGACTATGATTCTTTATTGTAAAAGCTACCATCAGTGTctacatagttttatttatttatttatttatttatttatttatttatttatttataatttaagcaATACCCTCTTTGGCTTCCCCTCTACTTCAGCCCTAAAAACAGAGCCATTTATTAGCTACTTCAACAAATCCCTATAGGAGATCTGGCCTTGCCATGGATTTTGGTATTTGGTATTTTCATTCATATTACTTCTTATGGTTAAGTGCTGCCACCTGGACCTGTTGATACCAGGGAGCCAAGCTCCATGTTAGCATTTTCTATTCATTCTGTCCCAAGAGAAAGAGCCCCCCAATCAACTTCTCAGTGATTCTGTTGTCCTCCTCACTAGtgtgttctttcttgctttaGTGAAAGGAGTATCTCCTGTCCTGTCTTGGGCACATAGTTGCCTGGTGTGTTCTCTGGTCTTATAAACACATTCTAACATGGCCATATCTTTGAGATTTGGACCTCTCCCTCAGTACTTTAACAAGGTGTACTAGCATCTACATTCCATTTGCTGTAAGTGCCATCATGTCCAAGCCTATCAATGATCCCAACAGCCTGTGAGAACTTGTTCCAGATGTTCCTGTCTCCTGGGTCATAGGAGAGTCCTCATGCATTGTGCACTTTGACTCCACCCAGGAAAATGTTTCATAACTTTCTTGTCCAGCCATTTGTATCCCTCCACTTATGAGTGGTATGTGTTGCTAAATCCTACTCCCCTTTTGATGAATCAAGTAAATGTTCCTGTAACCGGGACTGTTATTTCATGTTGGGGCTGTGCTGAAATCTGTTCCAAATTATTAGTCTACAGAAAATGAGGGAGGCAGACATTCTAAAGAAAGCAACTTCCATCTTGTATATCATCTTCCTCAAGCAGAGCTTTATCAATTACCAAGTGCTGCGTAACAAAGGCTCCCCAGACTTAGTGTTTAGAGCAACAACAACCATttactttgtttaca
The Prionailurus viverrinus isolate Anna chromosome D4, UM_Priviv_1.0, whole genome shotgun sequence genome window above contains:
- the LOC125150345 gene encoding olfactory receptor 1N2-like — translated: MDRINQSSVTEFLLLGLSERPEQQPLLFGIFMGMYLVTVMGNLLIILAIGFDSHLHTPMYFFLANLSFADACFSSTTVPKMLVNIQTHSHTIPYEGCLAQMHFFMMFGALDDFLLGVMAYDRYVAICRPLHYSKLMSPLVCVVLLAACWVLTNLAALLHTLLMARLSFCAGNSIHHFFCDVVPLLQLSCSDTSTNQVALFTVGSMILTGPLSLIILSYAYIMSTILGVSTAPGRQKAFSTCGSHLTIVFLFYGTAIGVYLFPPSSHSGVKERIAAVFYTVVTPMLNPFIYSLRNNDMKTALSKVFGIHTFSSQGL